The Nitrospirota bacterium sequence AGGTTTCACAAAGGAGGATGAAAACCACCCCCCCAAGCCCCCCCTTGTTAAGGGGGGGAAAGTTCCTTTGGTGCTCAATGGCCAACGGCAATCCCCCCCTTTGTTCAAGGGGGGGCATGGGGGGGTCATTTTCGGATGAATATTTTAAGCAATAATATTATTTTCTCAGGGGCATTGAAGGACAACACCTCACAAGAGCCTGTTCAGAAAGACCCGTTACTGCTTATTGCTGTAATAGGACTGGTTGCATTCGGGACGATTATGATCTTCAGCTCAAGCCACATTATGGCGTTTAATAATTATCATGATTCTTTCTATTTCCTGAAAAAACAGGTTATCTGGTCGGTAATATCAATCATCGGGATGGTTATTGCTTCACGTATCAGTGTTGATATTTGGAAGAAGCTCCCTATACCGCTTATAATATTATCGTACATCCTTCTCCTGCTTGTCCTGATACCTGGAGTCGGGTCTCAGATAAACAATGCAAGACGCTGGTTCAGGATAGGCCCCATGTCTTTCCAGCCTTCTGAACTCGCAAAATTGGCTGTGATAATCTATCTTTCTTCATATCTGGCCAACAGAGGTGAAAGGATAAGGGATTTCTGGAACGGGTTTATCCCACCGCTTCTTATTGTAGGTATTATGTCCGGTTTAATCCTTGTGGAACCGGACATGGGCACGGCATTTGTTATAGGAGTAGGGTCTGCTGCAATGCTTTTTATCGGCGGTGCAAGTCTGGCCCACATAACAGGATTGTCCCTGTTATTCCTTCCGGCAGGTTTCTTCCTTGTAAAAAACATGGGATACAGGATAAACAGGATAAAGGCTTTTTTAAACCCATGGGCAGACCCTTTTGGTGTCGGCTACCAGATAAGCCAGTCATTCATAGCATTTGGAGACGGCGGGTTTATGGGCAGGGGGATTGGTGACGGCAGACAGAAACTCTTCTTTCTTCCGGAGGCCCATACGGACT is a genomic window containing:
- the ftsW gene encoding putative lipid II flippase FtsW, which gives rise to MNILSNNIIFSGALKDNTSQEPVQKDPLLLIAVIGLVAFGTIMIFSSSHIMAFNNYHDSFYFLKKQVIWSVISIIGMVIASRISVDIWKKLPIPLIILSYILLLLVLIPGVGSQINNARRWFRIGPMSFQPSELAKLAVIIYLSSYLANRGERIRDFWNGFIPPLLIVGIMSGLILVEPDMGTAFVIGVGSAAMLFIGGASLAHITGLSLLFLPAGFFLVKNMGYRINRIKAFLNPWADPFGVGYQISQSFIAFGDGGFMGRGIGDGRQKLFFLPEAHTDFVFSVIGEELGFLGCLFVVMFFIFFLWRCFSIIKTHWGSFEGYMSTGITIFIGVQIVLNLFVVTGMFPTKGLALPFISFGGTSLLTNMAMVGILYSISGKEPDTKNAEPHWFLKYSKQVAVSSKQK